In Perca fluviatilis chromosome 18, GENO_Pfluv_1.0, whole genome shotgun sequence, one genomic interval encodes:
- the nhsl1b gene encoding NHS-like protein 1 isoform X6 has translation MVFIGTSLKSVIKYFKRKAVSNLDEESKWTVHYTAPWHQQENVFLPGSRPPCVEDLHRQAKVNLKTALRECDKLRKDGFRSSQYYSQGPTFSDPLQSTSSLQDEEEDENDKKSTASSAEDDKSQLSLRPQTPQGGEGYEVDGQVVWNKGTPLPTPEEKMRLAAQAVPTDIVPINVTGAVFDRQASIRRSLINTDTVSRRPKKVKRRKTISGLPDNFNHELAAKGHGGELRPHSMFIPGQYSTLGRVGSVNSMLRRSETRDSGCQTEEVKIVPPSMRRIRAQRGQGIAAQMAGISASSSTGSISVSSSDSSGILMLPQFNRDPSRFHSLPRQGARVSLSADPIYSSTPIKPEEQTTPQRQIGKFQVDDTVVHMRHAPRTGTLPRPKSQEVRGTQASDWAGGPACVVSPHAAYSTSLIPNATMSSSSEVITLNTSGQLSHSPASAYPTARPLSLASSTSTDPMISSPTAFTHSSTCPALATSTPTHTPKDGGLVVTAPASESGHSDSSIHSHSTLAPTPPSCLSEEQWIYDTPENVVVPQRTLTSSCSTPINQLYSSLDLSSRTTTDSSSLYSQDNDGYYTSMHMDSGLRSRSHGSGHGAAPGRATRHSMYECREMANQEDSGSLYSDRSLSRSISLRKAKKPPLPPARTDSLRRKTSVKKPLGGVSAISGANEPNRAMLNETLIASLQQSLQMGLRGGKGKVASPSSPSHSPSSDYDDPWVLRPRSQSSISAGSSAASLVANANCGGVSNVYSLCHVTPAHSDTSSLRSDYADSWGYYMDYPRNHGDQRAQTPPAHATDNTSAGAHPGELQNGGELLNNSQAPGAPGQEAGVAVKPKMSTSSPDRVHRLTSPSSGYSSQSNTPTAGTPVPSFVRSMSPSGSRPKPKVPERKSSLLSSVSLSSSSTSLSSNTSDSLKSSGPPPPPPPPLPLSSSSAPTTPLSAPPPFPPPLPPCSSAGTPPPAPPLPTTPQGPSLSPPPACSSSPEFPPPPSPEMLIHPSSSFNGSFSPPPPPPPPVPSMGPPPPPPLPAFVPPSSSPSFVKAVKDAPKPALSSPTNSPKPLITPFALQSVQLRSVKLPEKEINGSSDHTKAQKTGVDLLQGLKPLALEKSHSTEHPTVIHLSNCSPEEDSCYCSPSPVSKLLEELSFDCSITDDTPDSAVMNGEAKNQSYFLLNEKEKVEGQDSLPPQSSQSSPFKQKPPVVSKKPKISFLPPFSPQPINDQVPSQHEDTTSLSQTEDQVDAPQRQIKKDEKERKSEQQEAEETSDNLELLAESSETSTVTQNESYISVSASQSSLDHGLCTDGEAHEEEEEEEAEEEEEEEEEEEEEEEEGDGTSSTTGSISSKEDDTGEVFYSSTAESSPAPSADGASEENMVTPTPTRPRTTEDLFAAIHRGGMQWVVASFLERSKRKVLGRKESEEDKSRAGSHPQSPPVTPTGGSPVMVSPGPVSSLPRQTGSIQRNLRKSSTSSDTFKALLLKKGSRSETSFRMSAAEMLRSTDPRSQRPHSESGLDSPAASPSSLMAPHSPCTSPGRGKRATDEWSRYEALALSSPTSSSFTMSGLKYGRSRTPPSAASSKYNARSRILSSPMTVICEREGELAESEYGDTAESLSGPTAQTLPVLNNSNGTLSKESRS, from the exons ATGGTGTTTATCGGGACCTCATTAAAATCTGTGATTAAATACTTCAAAAGGAAGG cGGTGTCTAACCTGGATGAGGAGAGCAAGTGGACGGTTCATTACACAGCGCCGTGGCACCAGCAGGAGAACGTCTTCCTGCCAGGCAGCAGGCCGCCCTGCGTAGAAGACCTCCACCGCCAGGCCAAAGTCAACCTCAAGACCGCCCTGCGAG AATGCGACAAGTTGAGGAAAGATGGTTTTCGGAGCTCTCAGTACTACTCTCAGGGTCCCACCTTTTCTGACCCCTTACAGtccaccagcagcctgcaggatgaggaggaggatgaaaaTGATAAGAAG TCCACAGCTTCATCAGCTGAGGACGACAAATCTCAGCTCTCCTTGAGGCCCCAGACCCCGCAGGGAGGAGAGGGGTACGAAGTTGACGGACAGGTTGTATGGAATAAAGGCacacccctccccaccccagaGGAGAAGATGAGGCTGGCGGCCCAGGCCGTGCCCACAGACATAGTTCCCATCAACGTCACAG GGGCAGTGTTTGACCGACAGGCGAGCATCCGGCGCTCCCTCATTAACACTGACACCGTGTCCCGCCGGCCCAAGAAGGTCAAACGCAGAAAGACAATATCAGGGCTGCCTGACAACTTCAACCATGAGCTAG CAGCAAAAGGACACGGTGGAGAGCTACGGCCGCATTCCATGTTCATCCCGGGACAGTACTCCACCTTGGGCAGAGTTGGGAGCGTCAACTCAATGCTCCGAcgttcagagaccagagactctGGCTGCCAGACAGAAGAAGTAAAGATTGTACCCCCGTCCATGAGAAGAATCCGGGCTCAAAGAGGACAGGGAATTGCTGCTCAAATGGCTGGCATTTCTGCTTCCTCCTCAACAGGAAGTATATCCGTCTCGAGTAGTGACAGCTCTGGGATCTTGATGCTGCCACAGTTTAACAGAGACCCTTCCCGTTTTCACAGTCTGCCCCGACAGGGTGCTAGGGTGTCCCTCAGTGCTGACCCCATCTATAGCAGCACCCCCATCAAGCCAGAGGAGCAAACTACACCTCAAAGGCAAATTGGAAAGTTTCAGGTTGACGATACAGTGGTGCACATGAGACATGCCCCAAGGACAGGCACCCTGCCCAGGCCCAAGTCTCAGGAGGTGAGGGGGACACAGGCCAGTGATTGGGCTGGTGGTCCAGCATGTGTGGTCTCTCCACATGCTGCCTACTCCACCTCACTCATCCCTAATGCCACCATGTCAAGCTCCTCTGAGGTCATTACCCTCAACACCTCCGGTCAGCTCTCCCACTCCCCAGCCTCAGCTTACCCCACAGCTCGGCCGCTCAGTCTGGCTTCCTCCACCAGCACTGACCCCATGATCTCCAGTCCAACAGCCTTTACCCACAGCTCCACCTGCCCAGCTTTGGCCACTTCTACCCCCACTCATACACCAAAGGATGGTGGTCTGGTAGTCACAGCACCTGCTAGCGAGTCAGGGCACTCGGACAGCAGTATACACAGCCACAGCACCTTGGCCCCCACGCCACCATCCTGTCTGTCAGAGGAGCAGTGGATCTACGACACGCCAGAAAACGTGGTGGTTCCACAGCGCACTCTGACCTCCAGCTGCTCCACTCCTATAAACCAGCTGTATAGCAGCCTGGACCTCTCCTCCAGGACCACTACTGACTCCAGCTCCCTCTATTCCCAAGACAATGATGGATACTACACCTCCATGCACATGGACTCAGGCCTGCGCTCTCGCAGCCATGGCAGCGGGCATGGTGCAGCACCTGGACGGGCCACCCGGCACAGCATGTACGAGTGCCGTGAGATGGCCAATCAGGAAGACTCTGGAAGCTTGTACAGTGATCGCTCTCTGTCCCGCAGCATCTCCCTCCGCAAGGCCAAAAAGCCTCCGCTGCCCCCAGCTCGTACAGACTCTCTTAGACGCAAGACTTCTGTGAAAAAGCCCCTTGGAGGCGTTAGCGCCATCAGCGGTGCTAATGAGCCAAACAGAGCCATGCTTAATGAGACTCTAATTGCCAGCTTGCAGCAGAGCCTACAGATGGGGCTGAGAGGAGGGAAAGGAAAAGTGGCTTCACCTTCTTCACCTTCTCATAGCCCGAGCAGCGACTACGATGACCCTTGGGTGCTACGGCCACGCAGTCAGAGTAGCATCAGCGCAGGTAGCTCTGCAGCATCACTAGTAGCTAACGCCAACTGTGGCGGTGTGTCTAACGTTTACTCGCTATGCCACGTGACGCCTGCTCACAGTGACACCAGCAGCTTGCGCTCAGACTATGCTGATTCCTGGGGCTACTACATGGACTACCCTCGTAACCATGGAGACCAGAGGGCACAGACCCCACCGGCTCATGCCACCGATAACACGTCGGCTGGGGCTCACCCAGGAGAATTGCAAAATGGAGGTGAGCTTCTCAACAACAGTCAGGCCCCTGGAGCTCCAGGTCAGGAGGCAGGGGTGGCAGTGAAGCCCAAAATGTCCACCTCCTCACCAGACAGGGTGCATAGGCTGACCTCCCCATCTAGCGGCTACTCTAGTCAGTCCAACACCCCCACAGCTGGAACCCCAGTGCCCTCATTTGTCAGGTCCATGTCTCCCTCAGGCAGCCGGCCCAAGCCCAAAGTGCCCGAGAGAAAgtcatctctcctctcctctgtatCCCTGTCCTCCTCTTCCACCTCCCTTTCCTCCAACACCTCAGACTCACTTAAAAGCTCCGGACCTCCCcctccaccacccccacccttgcccctctcctcctcctcagctcccaCCACCCCTCTCAGCGCACCTCCACCCTTCCCTCCCCCTCTACCGCCATGTTCCAGTGCGGGCACTCCTCCGCCAGCTCCCCCATTACCAACCACTCCACAGGGTCCAAGTCTGAGCCCACCCCCTGCTTGCTCCTCCTCCCCAGAattccctcctcctccatcccctGAAATGCTAATCCACCCCAGTTCATCCTTCAATGGGAGCTTCAGTCctccccctccacctccccctccTGTCCCCTCCATGGGgccccctccacctcctccgcTGCCTGCTTTTGTCCCACCTTCCTCCTCCCCATCCTTTGTGAAGGCAGTGAAAGATGCTCCGAAACCAGCTCTTTCCAGCCCTACAAATTCACCTAAGCCCCTCATCACCCCGTTTGCACTGCAGAGTGTTCAGCTCCGCTCTGTTAAACTGCCAGAGAAGGAAATTAATGGCAGTTCAGACCACACCAAAGCTCAGAAAACAGGGGTGGACCTCCTTCAGGGTCTAAAGCCTCTGGCCCTGGAGAAGTCTCACTCCACAGAGCATCCCACTGTGATACACCTGTCAAACTGCTCCCCAGAAGAAGATTCATGTTACTGCTCACCTTCACCTGTGTCAAAGCTCTTAGAAGAGTTGTCTTTTGACTGCAGTATCACAGATGACACGCCAGACAGTGCGGTCATGAATGGAGAAGCCAAGAATCAGAGTTACTTTCTCTTAaacgaaaaagaaaaagttgaagGACAGGACTCATTGCCCCCACAGAGCTCCCAAAGCTCTCCTTTCAAACAGAAGCCCCCAGTAGTCTCCAAGAAACCCAAAATCTCTTTTCTCCCACCATTTAGCCCCCAACCAATCAATGACCAGGTTCCATCGCAGCATGAGGATACAACCAGCCTGTCACAAACAGAAGACCAAGTAGATGCGCCGCAAAGACAAATAAAGAAAGACGAGAAAGAGCGTAAAAGTGAGCAACAGGAGGCCGAGGAAACTTCAGACAACTTGGAGCTTCTAGCAGAGAGCAGTGAAACATCCACAGTCACCCAGAACGAGTCCTACATTTCTGTTTCTGCTAGCCAGTCAAGTCTTGACCATGGACTGTGTACCGATGGAGAGGCTcatgaagaggaagaggaagaggaggcggaagaggaggaggaagaggaggaggaggaggaggaggaggaggaggagggagatggAACAAGTAGCACGACTGGATCCATCAGCTCCAAGGAGGACGACACTG GTGAGGTGTTCTACTCCAGTACGGCTGAATCGTCGCCGGCCCCATCAGCTGACGGGGCCTCCGAGGAGAACATGGTAACCCCGACTCCCACGCGGCCCCGAACCACTGAGGACCTTTTTGCCGCCATTCACAG AGGGGGCATGCAGTGGGTGGTTGCATCCTTTCTAGAGAG GTCGAAGCGCAAGGTCCTGGGTCGCAAGGAGTCTGAGGAGGACAAGTCCCGGGCTGGGAGCCACCCACAGTCTCCCCCCGTCACCCCGACAGGCGGGTCCCCAGTGATGGTGTCCCCAGGGCCGGTGTCCTCCTTGCCTCGCCAGACAGGCTCCATCCAGCGCAACCTCCGCAAGTCCTCTACCAGCAGCGACACCTTCAAGGCCCTCCTCCTGAAGAAGGGTAGCCGCTCAGAAACCAGCTTCAGGATGTCGGCCGCTGAGATGCTTCGCTCCACTGACCCTCGCTCCCAGAGACCACACTCTGAGTCAGGGTTAGACTCGCCTGCTGCTTCACCCTCCTCACTGATGGCGCCGCACAGCCCCTGCACCTCCCCCGGCCGTGGTAAAAGGGCAACAGATGAGTGGAGCCGCTACGAGGCCTTGGCTCTGTCCTCACCAACTTCATCGTCCTTTACAATGAGCGGGTTAAAATACGGGCGCTCACGCACGCCGCCCTCTGCTGCCAGCAGCAAGTACAACGCACGCAGCCGAATCCTCAGCAGCCCAATGACAGTAATCTGTGAGCGAGAGGGGGAGCTGGCTGAGAGCGAGTACGGAGACACTGCAGAGAGTCTGTCCGGACCCACGGCTCAGACTCTCCCTGTGCTCAATAACTCCAATGGCACTTTATCTAAAGAGAGCAGAAGTTAA
- the nhsl1b gene encoding NHS-like protein 1 isoform X13 produces MVFIGTSLKSVIKYFKRKAVSNLDEESKWTVHYTAPWHQQENVFLPGSRPPCVEDLHRQAKVNLKTALRECDKLRKDGFRSSQYYSQGPTFSDPLQSTSSLQDEEEDENDKKSTASSAEDDKSQLSLRPQTPQGGEGYEVDGQVVWNKGTPLPTPEEKMRLAAQAVPTDIVPINVTGAVFDRQASIRRSLINTDTVSRRPKKVKRRKTISGLPDNFNHELAKGHGGELRPHSMFIPGQYSTLGRVGSVNSMLRRSETRDSGCQTEEVKIVPPSMRRIRAQRGQGIAAQMAGISASSSTGSISVSSSDSSGILMLPQFNRDPSRFHSLPRQGARVSLSADPIYSSTPIKPEEQTTPQRQIGKFQVDDTVVHMRHAPRTGTLPRPKSQEVRGTQASDWAGGPACVVSPHAAYSTSLIPNATMSSSSEVITLNTSGQLSHSPASAYPTARPLSLASSTSTDPMISSPTAFTHSSTCPALATSTPTHTPKDGGLVVTAPASESGHSDSSIHSHSTLAPTPPSCLSEEQWIYDTPENVVVPQRTLTSSCSTPINQLYSSLDLSSRTTTDSSSLYSQDNDGYYTSMHMDSGLRSRSHGSGHGAAPGRATRHSMYECREMANQEDSGSLYSDRSLSRSISLRKAKKPPLPPARTDSLRRKTSVKKPLGGVSAISGANEPNRAMLNETLIASLQQSLQMGLRGGKGKVASPSSPSHSPSSDYDDPWVLRPRSQSSISAGSSAASLVANANCGGVSNVYSLCHVTPAHSDTSSLRSDYADSWGYYMDYPRNHGDQRAQTPPAHATDNTSAGAHPGELQNGGELLNNSQAPGAPGQEAGVAVKPKMSTSSPDRVHRLTSPSSGYSSQSNTPTAGTPVPSFVRSMSPSGSRPKPKVPERKSSLLSSVSLSSSSTSLSSNTSDSLKSSGPPPPPPPPLPLSSSSAPTTPLSAPPPFPPPLPPCSSAGTPPPAPPLPTTPQGPSLSPPPACSSSPEFPPPPSPEMLIHPSSSFNGSFSPPPPPPPPVPSMGPPPPPPLPAFVPPSSSPSFVKAVKDAPKPALSSPTNSPKPLITPFALQSVQLRSVKLPEKEINGSSDHTKAQKTGVDLLQGLKPLALEKSHSTEHPTVIHLSNCSPEEDSCYCSPSPVSKLLEELSFDCSITDDTPDSAVMNGEAKNQSYFLLNEKEKVEGQDSLPPQSSQSSPFKQKPPVVSKKPKISFLPPFSPQPINDQVPSQHEDTTSLSQTEDQVDAPQRQIKKDEKERKSEQQEAEETSDNLELLAESSETSTVTQNESYISVSASQSSLDHGLCTDGEAHEEEEEEEAEEEEEEEEEEEEEEEEGDGTSSTTGSISSKEDDTGEVFYSSTAESSPAPSADGASEENMVTPTPTRPRTTEDLFAAIHRSKRKVLGRKESEEDKSRAGSHPQSPPVTPTGGSPVMVSPGPVSSLPRQTGSIQRNLRKSSTSSDTFKALLLKKGSRSETSFRMSAAEMLRSTDPRSQRPHSESGLDSPAASPSSLMAPHSPCTSPGRGKRATDEWSRYEALALSSPTSSSFTMSGLKYGRSRTPPSAASSKYNARSRILSSPMTVICEREGELAESEYGDTAESLSGPTAQTLPVLNNSNGTLSKESRS; encoded by the exons ATGGTGTTTATCGGGACCTCATTAAAATCTGTGATTAAATACTTCAAAAGGAAGG cGGTGTCTAACCTGGATGAGGAGAGCAAGTGGACGGTTCATTACACAGCGCCGTGGCACCAGCAGGAGAACGTCTTCCTGCCAGGCAGCAGGCCGCCCTGCGTAGAAGACCTCCACCGCCAGGCCAAAGTCAACCTCAAGACCGCCCTGCGAG AATGCGACAAGTTGAGGAAAGATGGTTTTCGGAGCTCTCAGTACTACTCTCAGGGTCCCACCTTTTCTGACCCCTTACAGtccaccagcagcctgcaggatgaggaggaggatgaaaaTGATAAGAAG TCCACAGCTTCATCAGCTGAGGACGACAAATCTCAGCTCTCCTTGAGGCCCCAGACCCCGCAGGGAGGAGAGGGGTACGAAGTTGACGGACAGGTTGTATGGAATAAAGGCacacccctccccaccccagaGGAGAAGATGAGGCTGGCGGCCCAGGCCGTGCCCACAGACATAGTTCCCATCAACGTCACAG GGGCAGTGTTTGACCGACAGGCGAGCATCCGGCGCTCCCTCATTAACACTGACACCGTGTCCCGCCGGCCCAAGAAGGTCAAACGCAGAAAGACAATATCAGGGCTGCCTGACAACTTCAACCATGAGCTAG CAAAAGGACACGGTGGAGAGCTACGGCCGCATTCCATGTTCATCCCGGGACAGTACTCCACCTTGGGCAGAGTTGGGAGCGTCAACTCAATGCTCCGAcgttcagagaccagagactctGGCTGCCAGACAGAAGAAGTAAAGATTGTACCCCCGTCCATGAGAAGAATCCGGGCTCAAAGAGGACAGGGAATTGCTGCTCAAATGGCTGGCATTTCTGCTTCCTCCTCAACAGGAAGTATATCCGTCTCGAGTAGTGACAGCTCTGGGATCTTGATGCTGCCACAGTTTAACAGAGACCCTTCCCGTTTTCACAGTCTGCCCCGACAGGGTGCTAGGGTGTCCCTCAGTGCTGACCCCATCTATAGCAGCACCCCCATCAAGCCAGAGGAGCAAACTACACCTCAAAGGCAAATTGGAAAGTTTCAGGTTGACGATACAGTGGTGCACATGAGACATGCCCCAAGGACAGGCACCCTGCCCAGGCCCAAGTCTCAGGAGGTGAGGGGGACACAGGCCAGTGATTGGGCTGGTGGTCCAGCATGTGTGGTCTCTCCACATGCTGCCTACTCCACCTCACTCATCCCTAATGCCACCATGTCAAGCTCCTCTGAGGTCATTACCCTCAACACCTCCGGTCAGCTCTCCCACTCCCCAGCCTCAGCTTACCCCACAGCTCGGCCGCTCAGTCTGGCTTCCTCCACCAGCACTGACCCCATGATCTCCAGTCCAACAGCCTTTACCCACAGCTCCACCTGCCCAGCTTTGGCCACTTCTACCCCCACTCATACACCAAAGGATGGTGGTCTGGTAGTCACAGCACCTGCTAGCGAGTCAGGGCACTCGGACAGCAGTATACACAGCCACAGCACCTTGGCCCCCACGCCACCATCCTGTCTGTCAGAGGAGCAGTGGATCTACGACACGCCAGAAAACGTGGTGGTTCCACAGCGCACTCTGACCTCCAGCTGCTCCACTCCTATAAACCAGCTGTATAGCAGCCTGGACCTCTCCTCCAGGACCACTACTGACTCCAGCTCCCTCTATTCCCAAGACAATGATGGATACTACACCTCCATGCACATGGACTCAGGCCTGCGCTCTCGCAGCCATGGCAGCGGGCATGGTGCAGCACCTGGACGGGCCACCCGGCACAGCATGTACGAGTGCCGTGAGATGGCCAATCAGGAAGACTCTGGAAGCTTGTACAGTGATCGCTCTCTGTCCCGCAGCATCTCCCTCCGCAAGGCCAAAAAGCCTCCGCTGCCCCCAGCTCGTACAGACTCTCTTAGACGCAAGACTTCTGTGAAAAAGCCCCTTGGAGGCGTTAGCGCCATCAGCGGTGCTAATGAGCCAAACAGAGCCATGCTTAATGAGACTCTAATTGCCAGCTTGCAGCAGAGCCTACAGATGGGGCTGAGAGGAGGGAAAGGAAAAGTGGCTTCACCTTCTTCACCTTCTCATAGCCCGAGCAGCGACTACGATGACCCTTGGGTGCTACGGCCACGCAGTCAGAGTAGCATCAGCGCAGGTAGCTCTGCAGCATCACTAGTAGCTAACGCCAACTGTGGCGGTGTGTCTAACGTTTACTCGCTATGCCACGTGACGCCTGCTCACAGTGACACCAGCAGCTTGCGCTCAGACTATGCTGATTCCTGGGGCTACTACATGGACTACCCTCGTAACCATGGAGACCAGAGGGCACAGACCCCACCGGCTCATGCCACCGATAACACGTCGGCTGGGGCTCACCCAGGAGAATTGCAAAATGGAGGTGAGCTTCTCAACAACAGTCAGGCCCCTGGAGCTCCAGGTCAGGAGGCAGGGGTGGCAGTGAAGCCCAAAATGTCCACCTCCTCACCAGACAGGGTGCATAGGCTGACCTCCCCATCTAGCGGCTACTCTAGTCAGTCCAACACCCCCACAGCTGGAACCCCAGTGCCCTCATTTGTCAGGTCCATGTCTCCCTCAGGCAGCCGGCCCAAGCCCAAAGTGCCCGAGAGAAAgtcatctctcctctcctctgtatCCCTGTCCTCCTCTTCCACCTCCCTTTCCTCCAACACCTCAGACTCACTTAAAAGCTCCGGACCTCCCcctccaccacccccacccttgcccctctcctcctcctcagctcccaCCACCCCTCTCAGCGCACCTCCACCCTTCCCTCCCCCTCTACCGCCATGTTCCAGTGCGGGCACTCCTCCGCCAGCTCCCCCATTACCAACCACTCCACAGGGTCCAAGTCTGAGCCCACCCCCTGCTTGCTCCTCCTCCCCAGAattccctcctcctccatcccctGAAATGCTAATCCACCCCAGTTCATCCTTCAATGGGAGCTTCAGTCctccccctccacctccccctccTGTCCCCTCCATGGGgccccctccacctcctccgcTGCCTGCTTTTGTCCCACCTTCCTCCTCCCCATCCTTTGTGAAGGCAGTGAAAGATGCTCCGAAACCAGCTCTTTCCAGCCCTACAAATTCACCTAAGCCCCTCATCACCCCGTTTGCACTGCAGAGTGTTCAGCTCCGCTCTGTTAAACTGCCAGAGAAGGAAATTAATGGCAGTTCAGACCACACCAAAGCTCAGAAAACAGGGGTGGACCTCCTTCAGGGTCTAAAGCCTCTGGCCCTGGAGAAGTCTCACTCCACAGAGCATCCCACTGTGATACACCTGTCAAACTGCTCCCCAGAAGAAGATTCATGTTACTGCTCACCTTCACCTGTGTCAAAGCTCTTAGAAGAGTTGTCTTTTGACTGCAGTATCACAGATGACACGCCAGACAGTGCGGTCATGAATGGAGAAGCCAAGAATCAGAGTTACTTTCTCTTAaacgaaaaagaaaaagttgaagGACAGGACTCATTGCCCCCACAGAGCTCCCAAAGCTCTCCTTTCAAACAGAAGCCCCCAGTAGTCTCCAAGAAACCCAAAATCTCTTTTCTCCCACCATTTAGCCCCCAACCAATCAATGACCAGGTTCCATCGCAGCATGAGGATACAACCAGCCTGTCACAAACAGAAGACCAAGTAGATGCGCCGCAAAGACAAATAAAGAAAGACGAGAAAGAGCGTAAAAGTGAGCAACAGGAGGCCGAGGAAACTTCAGACAACTTGGAGCTTCTAGCAGAGAGCAGTGAAACATCCACAGTCACCCAGAACGAGTCCTACATTTCTGTTTCTGCTAGCCAGTCAAGTCTTGACCATGGACTGTGTACCGATGGAGAGGCTcatgaagaggaagaggaagaggaggcggaagaggaggaggaagaggaggaggaggaggaggaggaggaggaggagggagatggAACAAGTAGCACGACTGGATCCATCAGCTCCAAGGAGGACGACACTG GTGAGGTGTTCTACTCCAGTACGGCTGAATCGTCGCCGGCCCCATCAGCTGACGGGGCCTCCGAGGAGAACATGGTAACCCCGACTCCCACGCGGCCCCGAACCACTGAGGACCTTTTTGCCGCCATTCACAG GTCGAAGCGCAAGGTCCTGGGTCGCAAGGAGTCTGAGGAGGACAAGTCCCGGGCTGGGAGCCACCCACAGTCTCCCCCCGTCACCCCGACAGGCGGGTCCCCAGTGATGGTGTCCCCAGGGCCGGTGTCCTCCTTGCCTCGCCAGACAGGCTCCATCCAGCGCAACCTCCGCAAGTCCTCTACCAGCAGCGACACCTTCAAGGCCCTCCTCCTGAAGAAGGGTAGCCGCTCAGAAACCAGCTTCAGGATGTCGGCCGCTGAGATGCTTCGCTCCACTGACCCTCGCTCCCAGAGACCACACTCTGAGTCAGGGTTAGACTCGCCTGCTGCTTCACCCTCCTCACTGATGGCGCCGCACAGCCCCTGCACCTCCCCCGGCCGTGGTAAAAGGGCAACAGATGAGTGGAGCCGCTACGAGGCCTTGGCTCTGTCCTCACCAACTTCATCGTCCTTTACAATGAGCGGGTTAAAATACGGGCGCTCACGCACGCCGCCCTCTGCTGCCAGCAGCAAGTACAACGCACGCAGCCGAATCCTCAGCAGCCCAATGACAGTAATCTGTGAGCGAGAGGGGGAGCTGGCTGAGAGCGAGTACGGAGACACTGCAGAGAGTCTGTCCGGACCCACGGCTCAGACTCTCCCTGTGCTCAATAACTCCAATGGCACTTTATCTAAAGAGAGCAGAAGTTAA